A window of Candidatus Liberimonas magnetica genomic DNA:
CTGGCCGTTTACATCGAGTTTGGCTGTGGGGCTTGATATGCCTACCCCTATATTACCATTTTTTACAACAAATGACCCAAATAAAAAAAGAGCTAATTTTACTTAGCCCTTTCTTTATGTTTATGAACTTATGCAGCCTTAGTTTTTTTCTTAATAAATTTTAAACCGTACTTTTTTATTATCTCCTCAGCTTCTCTGTGACGCTTGCTAATCCTTTCTTCCATAGATAGGTTTTTCTCTTTTTCATATATTTTTAACCTTATTTCGTGTATTTGCCTCATTGGTTCCGGTTCTCTCAACATATCAGTCTACCTCCTGTGGTGTTAATATCTCTATAGTTTTATATCCCATAAGCTCATTAACCGCAATAACACCTTTTTTTGTTTTTAATTTAACCATGTGCTCAAAATTCCAGCTCATTACAATGTCCATCCCGTTAACTGTAGCAACTGCAATATGCAGCGCATCATCACGATATTTTAGCGGAATTAACCCTTCTTCTATATATTTTTCCGCAAGTATTTCTGTGTCTTTATCAGCTTTTAAAAGCCCTAATCC
This region includes:
- a CDS encoding PIN domain nuclease — protein: MKKLKLYLDTSILNFAISDRENLELQIMSTKDIIGCIKRGDYEGYISDEVLKEIEQAPKDIKELLFQVVKGTGLGLLKADKDTEILAEKYIEEGLIPLKYRDDALHIAVATVNGMDIVMSWNFEHMVKLKTKKGVIAVNELMGYKTIEILTPQEVD